One window of the Pedosphaera parvula Ellin514 genome contains the following:
- a CDS encoding mannan endo-1,4-beta-mannosidase, with the protein MKRICSLFLFLALTATAMASASADPANPNANAKARAILSYFQSLASARTNRILSGQFTDAGPRASLKLLENIQSQTGHWPALMGADYANYGRGSLTSKEPNQAAIDYWKQGGLVTISAHLYNPANTNGGGLRDKGVDLNTLLDPNSDTHKRWMNELDTIATGLQQLKDAGVVVLWRPFHEMNGGWFWWGDKDPETFKKVWQHMFHYFTTTKKLDNLLWVYSPNHGKNTAAYYAGDNYVDLVGLDAYTDFVDKQHIHGYDEVAELPKPFGFTEYGPHGSEKPPGDYDYRRFIAGVEKDFPKTCFFMCWNWKWSLAMNNNTKELLDNPAIANRENIPAQLTGTGK; encoded by the coding sequence ATGAAACGCATTTGTTCGCTCTTTCTATTTCTCGCTCTCACCGCTACCGCCATGGCGTCGGCATCCGCCGATCCCGCCAATCCGAACGCCAACGCCAAAGCGCGTGCAATTCTCAGCTATTTCCAAAGCCTCGCCTCTGCTCGGACCAATCGCATCCTCTCCGGCCAGTTCACTGATGCCGGCCCGAGAGCAAGCCTCAAACTGCTTGAGAACATCCAGAGCCAAACCGGCCACTGGCCCGCGCTCATGGGCGCTGATTACGCCAACTATGGACGAGGCAGCCTTACCTCCAAGGAACCAAATCAGGCAGCCATCGATTACTGGAAACAAGGCGGTCTCGTCACCATCAGTGCACACCTATACAATCCCGCCAACACCAATGGCGGCGGCCTGCGGGATAAGGGTGTTGACCTGAACACCCTTCTCGATCCCAATTCAGACACTCACAAACGTTGGATGAACGAACTCGACACCATTGCCACCGGCCTGCAACAACTCAAAGACGCCGGCGTTGTCGTCCTCTGGCGCCCTTTCCACGAAATGAATGGCGGTTGGTTCTGGTGGGGTGATAAAGACCCCGAAACTTTCAAGAAAGTCTGGCAACACATGTTCCACTACTTCACCACCACCAAAAAGCTCGACAACCTCCTCTGGGTCTACAGCCCCAACCACGGCAAAAATACGGCCGCCTATTATGCTGGTGACAACTACGTCGATCTCGTCGGCCTCGATGCCTATACCGACTTCGTCGATAAACAACACATCCACGGTTACGATGAAGTGGCTGAGTTGCCCAAGCCCTTCGGCTTCACCGAATACGGCCCGCATGGTTCGGAGAAGCCGCCCGGCGATTACGATTATCGCCGCTTCATCGCCGGCGTGGAAAAAGACTTCCCGAAAACCTGCTTCTTCATGTGCTGGAATTGGAAATGGAGTCTCGCCATGAATAATAACACCAAGGAACTTCTTGATAACCCCGCGATCGCCAATCGCGAAAACATTCCGGCTCAACTCACAGGAACTGGCAAGTAA
- a CDS encoding polyphenol oxidase family protein, translating into MSGMAGNSQTYKTPGGLKALQFDLFKPYEEMFRYGTFTRHGGVSLAPFDSLNTVFATNDVREHVAMNQQKVREALGFPNAPLVVPSFAHSNKVVTVRDREMVTSKFYTLTGADAVITKEREVILFLSTADCSPIFFYEKQFGVIGLAHAGWRGVVANVVGETIKAIFDFVPASAENIVAAIGPTIGHCCYRMANAEQAGLPGWEKYLGKCEYGLTAVDLGSALEDQLYDAGILKENVFNSRLCTACHREQFFSHWAEKPKTGRFPSAIVKL; encoded by the coding sequence ATGTCAGGGATGGCTGGCAACTCGCAGACTTATAAAACGCCGGGTGGTTTAAAGGCGTTGCAATTTGATTTGTTCAAGCCGTACGAAGAAATGTTTCGTTACGGGACTTTTACGCGTCACGGCGGGGTGAGCCTGGCACCTTTTGATTCGTTGAATACTGTCTTCGCCACGAATGATGTGAGGGAGCACGTGGCAATGAACCAGCAGAAGGTGCGGGAAGCGCTTGGATTTCCGAATGCACCGCTGGTGGTTCCCAGTTTTGCGCACAGCAATAAAGTGGTGACCGTCCGGGACAGGGAGATGGTTACCTCAAAGTTTTACACTCTGACAGGTGCCGATGCGGTAATCACGAAGGAGCGAGAGGTGATTCTTTTTCTGAGCACGGCGGATTGCAGTCCCATTTTCTTTTACGAGAAGCAGTTTGGAGTCATTGGGTTGGCGCACGCTGGGTGGCGGGGAGTCGTTGCCAATGTTGTGGGCGAGACCATCAAGGCGATCTTTGATTTCGTGCCGGCTTCCGCGGAAAATATTGTGGCGGCAATAGGGCCGACGATTGGACATTGTTGCTATCGGATGGCGAATGCCGAGCAGGCTGGATTACCGGGGTGGGAGAAATATTTGGGAAAGTGCGAGTATGGTTTGACGGCGGTTGATCTTGGGAGCGCACTGGAGGATCAACTGTATGATGCGGGAATTCTGAAGGAGAATGTTTTCAATTCGCGTCTTTGCACAGCCTGTCATCGGGAACAGTTTTTTTCACATTGGGCCGAAAAGCCGAAGACGGGCAGGTTTCCATCGGCGATCGTAAAGTTGTGA